Within Nitrospirota bacterium, the genomic segment GACATCCTTCAGGATGTCCTCAAGCCTTTTTGCTTCCGCTACAATAGATTGCAGGTATTCCTTCTGTTGCGCGTCATTTACAGGGAATTTCCCGAGCCTCCTCGCAAGTCCTCCGATAACGGTAACCGGATTTCTTATCTCATGCGCGACATTTGCCGTGAGCCTGCCGAGCGCGGATAATTTTTCATACTCCAGCAGTCTCTTGTCCAGCTGTTTCTTTTTTTTCTGGAACCGCGCCTTGCACCGCTCAAGGTGTGCTACACATTTCCGCAGGTCTTCTAGTTCACTGATCAGATGAGATTTTGTCCTTTTCTTGTCTTCCATGACAGGTGCCGGATGCAACAGAGAGCAAAGATTATTTATTAATAGTAATACAAATGAACAGAAAACACCAAATGATTACAGGGAAACGGCCTGCTGACATTCTGTGCACCAGTATCCTGCCGGTGACCCTGCATGTCAACAGGCTGCCAATAATTGGAGAAAAAATTCTTGCCACGAGTTCATCTGTGTTCTTCCACAAGTACAAAGTATCTATAAATCAAAGAGTTGTCAATATGGTACCAATTTTGCTAGAAAAATTCTGTTGGGAGATGATTCTTTCACACAACGGGGAGCTGAACCCCGTCTCTTATTTCCAGAAAGGAGGATGTATGAAAGCCAGACATCTTGCCGAGGCGATTATCCTGCAGTCGATTGAGGATCTGTGGGATAAGGACAGCAAAGAAGAGAGCATTCGGTTTTTTACCGAAGAGGATTTCAGGACATGCGCTGCAATTGCGAAAATAGACATAGCAGATCAGATCAGGATACTCACCATGCTCAGCGAACAGATAAAGAAGCTGCACAAACCGGCCAAAGCACGGAAGAAGACTTCTGCCAGATACATCTTCCCTGATTATGCATCGAATAAGGAATTGATTAGAACATAGCGCTTCTCTTGTCATTGATCGGTGAAGCAGGAAGGGCTCAACGAAAAATCACGTCCTGGCATTGATTCCTTTTCTTTCTCAGAAATCAAATCACTCAGCCCAAATCTGTGCGGAGATTAACCACTCCAAAATCCAGCGATAAGAATAATCATTGCGGGTGTTGTTGCGAGGCAGAGCCGGAACAAACCAGGAGCGGGATTCATTACTCTGTATGGAACAAGCTCCGCAATCTTGTCTTCTCTATCAAGATTGTCACATCCCGAATACTTTCGGGACTCGCAATGACTTGTTTGCCAGGTGTTTGAGATATTTATTGCTGGTTCTGAGCTAAAATATCCTTTAGTACAAATGTCGCTAAATATCAAAGTGACAGAACAATATGTGCAGACCGTTAAGGAGGTGCTGTTCTGACCCCATATCTTGTCCTGGTGTTTTTTCTCTATGTGATGAAAGAATGTGTCGGATACCTTCTGCAGTATCTGAATCTCCGTCACATGAAAAGACAAGGGCTGTCGGTGCCGCCGGAAATCGAGGGGCAGGTCGGTCTTGAACTGCTGAAAAAGACACGGGATTACGAGGAAGACAAGACGCGGTTTAGCTTCATTTCATCCCTGTCAGGAAATGGAGTGACAGTACTGTTCCTCTTCGGGGGACTTTTGAATGCCTATAATTCCTGGATCGTCTCTCTGCAATGGTCTTTTATCTTTTCCGGGCTGGTGTTTTTTCTTCTCCTGAGCTATGCAGGCTCGTTTCTGTCCATCCCGTTCAGCCTGTACAGTACCTTCAGTATAGAGAAAAAATACGGGTTCAATACCATGACTCCCAGATTATGGATATCTGATTTTCTGAAATCCCTGCTTCTCTCGACTGTTCTGAGCGCTGCCCTGATCTCCGCGGGACTTTGGATGATTCAGCTCAGCCCAGAGCACTGGTGGATATGGGTCTGGGGGTTTTTTCTCGTCTTCAGCCTTTTCATCATGTATATTTCACCTTATGTCATAGAGCCCCTCTTCAATAAATTCACGCCAATAGATGAGGCTGGTCTGGAGGACAGGATCAGGGAAATGATGGCGCGTGTGAACATTAAGGTAAGCAGTGTTTTCAAAATGGATGCTTCCAGAAGGAGCAGGCATACGAATGCATACTTCTCAGGGATCGGAAAGGTGAAGCGGATCATTCTCTATGACACGCTGCTCGAAAACATGAACCAGGAGGAAATACTCGCAGTGCTTGCCCATGAAGCAGGACACTGGAAAAGAAGACACATTCTGAAAATGATCGTCATGGCCGAAATCATCTCGTTCATCGGTATCTATTTCTCCTTCCGGGTGCTCCGGTCAGATTTTCTCACGCAACTGTTCATGGTCGAGCAGGGAACGTTATTTGCAAAAGTCCTGGTGCTCGGGTTCATGGCAAGTATTTTGGCCTTCCCGTTCACTCCCCTGGGCAGTTACATTTCCAGACGTTTTGAAAAAGAAGCTGACAGGTTTTCTTTCCAGCTTACGGGAAACCGGGAGGCCATGGCGAGCGCACTGATAAAGCTCTCAAAAGACAACCTTTCGAACCTCCATCCCCATCCGGTCTATGCGGCATTTTATTATTCACATCCCCCTGTTGTTGAGCGGATACGGAATATCAGGAAAGGCGCCCTGAAAGGGCATTCCCCTTCCGGCGTGTTGAAAAAGACACATGGGGATACAGACGGATCAGATGGATTGCCGAAATAAAATTCCCGGATGACGTGAATTACTGATGGGACCGGGAACGGAGGAGATACTCGAACAGCGGGGATTCAGAGAAAGGTTTTTTTGACGAAGCTGCGCAATGAGGGGGAGATTGAACACCGCTGGATCATTACAAAAAAATTTGATTTTACAAGGCTTTTCTTCGCAATGAGATAATTGCTGATTCTGCGGGGAAAGGATTCCATATCAAGAGATGTTTTTCTGCCTCCTGCACCACATCTCTCCACGCTGATCACCTTCCCGAGGATATTCTCCGCACAAACCGGGTCATCCAGCCCCCTTAAGGCATCTCCCTTTGTCTGAACAATATTCACCTTCTCTCTCCGCTGCATTCTGACGACCCTGTGGAGCAGTAAGGAATTGTCTGCTGCGGTGAAAAAGATCAGATCACCAACCTGCAATGAAGGAACGGGAATTTGTTTGATTGTCAGGACTTCTCCTCCGTTCAGAAAAGGAGCCATGCTGCGGCCGGTTACCTTCACCCTGAGAGTCAGTCCGCTGCGCAGGATTTCTTTGAAAAGCGCAGATGTGTATGGGGTAGCAAGGTCTCCGGTAAGATCTGGCGGGTTATGCCGAGAGAAAATTTTCAAGGATATCTACCACTTCTGTGCCGGGCCTGAAATGCAGCCTGTATGCCGGCACCCGGGAAGTCAGCTCTTCACAAAAGAAGAGAATGTGCGGCATTATCTCGCGGTCGTACCAAGGGACGGATACGACTGCGATAAGGCTCTCAAATGCCTCCCGCTGAGTTATCTGCTCTATCCTGTTATCATCGGCGTGTGCAAGGAAGAAAATTCCTTCCAATACAACGCTTTTATTCATCGCGATTCCGCCTTCTCCCGGCCAGGGCGTACCGAATACTCTGAATGCATTATCTGTCATTCTGACAGCGACTCTGTCATCGCTGAGCATATCAGCATATGCTTTTTTCACAAACTGCCGGGAAAGTGTAGTCTTCCCGGCGCCGGAACGCCCGGGAAAGATATAGCCTTTTTTATCAATAATGATCCCCGCTGCATGTACCAGAGCGCCTGCCCGCTGTGCAAGGTGATACATAAGAAGGATCTGGTCAAGGGGGTATCGCACGGGATTGGAGAGAAAGGGGCGGCCGTCTTTTTCAATCGCGAGATAGTCGCTGCAGTATACGGTTACCTCTGCAATATCATGATTCATTCTGGCGAGCCACAGAGGATGTTCCGAAACAGGGGGATTATACAGGACGCAGTAGTCGGAACCATCACGGAACATCGCCCATGCCTGTTCACTGTCGAAGATTTTGTTCATCCGGCCGGTGTCGGGTAGGGGAGTAGTTTCAAGAGAGATCCGCATATCGGCAGCAGCGACTGGTTCAGACACGAAAAAAGTCACATATGCTGGATCGTCATCCAGTGCTATCCCTGCATGATTGCATTGAATGTGCATACGGACAGACGCGATGTCCAGATTATGGATATCCGGCATGATTAGTTCTTTATGGATGAAAAATCCTATGAACCTGCTTTAGAGCACCTATGCGCCATGCAGGGAGGGGGCTTTATCGGGGCAGCCCCTGACTGGCTTGTTTTGCATCCTATTGCCAATACTTCGTCCGCAGTCAACTCAATTACCCTGAGCATTGGTTTCTCATATACAGGCTTTGTAGCAGTGTGTGTAAAATCGTCTTTCATTCCATCCCTCCTTTTTTTAGGGAATTTCTTGTATCATCTGAAAACGGGATCTGCCGAGGGCACAGAGATATGCGGAAGGAGCATCTTCGGAATTGTTCTCGAGCCTGAAAAAGGCCGGGCAGTATCCGCACAAGATTCTGTTGCTGCATGCCCTGCAGACATGGTCTGATGCAGGTTTTTTCTCCATGAGTCGGGGGATGACCATATTCCATCCCTCAATAAATCCCCCTTCTCTGAGGTCGAAACCAAGTTCCGTTGGCATCAGACAGGGCTGGAGAATGCCGTTTGGATCGATATAGAAATCCGTAACGCCGGCACCGCAATAATAGACCGTTTCCAGCGATGAAGTATCAGAATATCCCGCATAGAAATCCTTCCAGTCCCTGCTTCTGTCATCGTCTGCGAATTCGAACGCAACTGCATCTTCTGGAGGGACGCGAAGGGTTAGGGGTGATTGATCGCCGTCAAAACACGGAAATATTGCCGGGTCAAACCGGAACTTTACTCCCAGACTTCTCGCAAGGTTTTCCATGGCATGAAACTCATGGCGGTTCAGGGTCATGAGAATGGTTTTGAGTCTTACTGCGATGTTATGTTCGAGCAGTGTTGTGATCCCTGCAAGGCATTTTTCAAATGAGTCCTTTATGCCGGTGATATGTTCGTACGTTGCGGCAGTGGCTCCGTACACGCTTATCTCAACGGACTGGGGAGGCAGTTCTCTAAACAGGGCAGCCACGTCATCGGTTATCAGCGTCCCGTTCGTAAAGACACTCACCAGTATGCCGTTCAGTTTTATGTGCCTGTAGATATCAGGGAAATCCTTGCGCAACAGCGGTTCCCCGCCGGTAATCAGGATATCAAGGCAGCCTGCGGCTGTCACGTCATCGATGACAGACAACAGATGCCCTGTGTCCATCTCGCTCATGCCGTTTTTTTGCGCAGCAGGGATATAACAGTGCACGCACCTGAGGTTGCAGCGATGCGTAATGTCCAGGGTTCCGGATAAAGGAACACGCAGGGCTGTGAGCCTGTTGCTGAACCATTGGAAATATTCCTTATTGCTGAGAGTTGAGGTCGAACATTCCATTTTATTCTTTTCTGAGAATCAACCCTTCTTTCAGAAGCTGGGCGATGAACTCCTCGATATCGGCATCTGCCTGCCCCTGGCCGCCCTCAAAGTGGCTGATGGTTTCACTCCGGATATCACCGAGCGTTTTTCTGCCATCCAGCTGATTCCACACGAATGCAGCCACAGGATTCAGTGCAAAAATCCTCTGCATATCAGCCAGTTTTCCCTTGACCGGAACAAGGATGGTTTCTCCCGCGATCGAGCGGTGAACAATGTCCTCCTTCTTTACAAAGGTTTCCGACCAGATTCTGCCGTCAGTATGCATTATTGTCTATTTTAGTCTCAGTGCCGGGTCACCGGTAACGCCGTATAAGTCCATTATATATCCGGAGACACCCATTATGCCACCCTTTTCCAGGGTCTTGCGGACAATGTCTCCGAGGACTTTTGTATTGTCCACAAGATATGACTGGAAAAACGCCTTGTCCAGAGCGACCGCTTCAGGATTCATGGACATCCCGCTTGGTGAGAACACCGCAATAGCTCCCCCGTTCTGTTTCAGGATCAGCGCTTCACCCAATGTATCCAGCCCGGGGACCGTATGGTCTCCGGTAAGGCAGGTCATGGCGGTCAGAACAGGGAGACGCTCCATGTTATTCATTAAGGCAACATCATCTGTTGTCAGGAGACCGTCCTGGGACAGCCGGTCGAAGCCCGCGTGACCGATATAATTCAGCACCACGGCCCCGCGGTTGATGCCGTTCAGGGTAAGACTCCGTGCTTCCGACACGGAATGGTCAGAGAGATAGATTTTTTCTGTCGTATACTGGGAAGGTACAAGCGCAGCAACCGCATCGCTGTCTGCAGGGAAATTCCCTCCGGGTTCAGGATAATCGGCAAGCATGAGAATACGGTTCTTCCAGTCTCCGCCTGACGAGCTTTCATAGGAAATTATTTTATTCAGCAGATTCTGGAGTTCCTGTGAGGAAACCGCAGGCAGTCTGCCTATCGACATCTCAGGCACATGATCTCCGTTTACGTCAGCATAACGGTTGTCTGAAGGGAACAGGCCGTCAGGTGTGCCGATGATGAAAGGAGGCATGAGATTCGTTCCGTATCCGAGCCTGTCCTTGTAATCTTCCGTGCCCTTTCCTGCAAGCGCGACATAGCGGGGTGCCTTATTCCAGCTGTAGTAGGCATATGCGAGGAATTTCCTGATTGCCTCAGGTGAAAAGATACTGTCGCTGAATTCGTCCATGATGTCTTCTATCTCTACCACTGCGGTTTTCAGTCCCTGGGATTTCCGGTAGTCTGCAAGCGCCTGTGATGCTCCCTTGAGTTCCTTCGGGGTGATGACCAGATAATCGGCGCTGTTTGTCCTGCTCCTGAGCTGGGAAGGATGGTCCGCAAGGACAGAAAGAGGAGATTTGATGGCTTTGGACGAGAGTATAAAATATACAGAAGCAGGGGATGACGGCATGAAACTTGCGCGGTAATTGCCGGGTCCTTTACTGTCAATTGTCGTTCCTTGTATGAGTTTGACCTTGTCCGGTCTGGTGACATCGAAAACAAGGATTTTCGGGTCGGTAAATCCTTCGGCAGTCACTACAGGATTCCCGTTTGCTCTGGCGAGCAACTGATCATTTTCCGCTCTGTAGAGCCGGTGATAGCTCAGATCAAGGGAATCGATATACACGATGCTGTAAGGGACACCTGCGTCGAGCAGACCGTTCAGTCTCACGGTATTATTCCCGTCGGTCAGGTGTGACTGGCTGAAAGAGACGCTGAAAGTGTGCGGCTTGGCGCCATACCAGGTGCTTTCCCCGATTTCGGTGCCATTCATGCTTACAGACACATGATGGTCTGTGTTCGTCGCGCCCACGAGGTTGACGGTAAGGATCGCACTGCCGGATACCCCGGCAACTCCGCCCGCATTGATATCAATGCTGATGCTGCCCCAGTCGGGGTCGTCAGCGACTATATAGTCCCATAGCCAGTAATCGGACTCAGGATCAGTGAATAGGCCTGTTGCGGTCCAGAGGTCTTCCTCATAATGGACTGTATCGAAAAATGTCTGTACAACAGAAGCAGGAACAGGGCTCCTTCCGGAGATGCTCTCCATGAGCATTGCTTTGCCTTTTTCAAGCCGGTAGACATTCTTGTCGGTATAAAGGCTTTCAATACCCACCCCGTAGAAATAGATTCCTGCGTTGTTATCAGCAACCAAATAGGCGTGATCCTTTCCACGGTTCTTGAGGCTCAACTGACTGCTTAGCGCAGGATTTGCAGTGCCGCCCTGGAGCAGGAAAGAGATATCAGCCTTATTGATGAAATAGAGACCGTTTTCTCCTACCGTTATCTTGGCGGCTGCCGTCTGATTCGGGGCGGCAGGGGCGGGCGGGAGCGAGGGAGACGGTTTGCGGGAAAGTGCGGAATACCTTGATTTCTCTGTGTCCTGAATTGTTCCGCCTGCGAGGATTCCGGCTGTTGCCTGTGAGACGCGGCGGGCAGAGAGCTCATGTGCAGTCCTGCTGTATCCGGCATGCCGTTTTCCGCTCATGCCGAATGCTGAGAGGTGATTGTTTGCCTGTACTCGGTATGGTCCATAGGTGTTGTTTTTCCCGCTTGATTCAATCTCGACAAGCAGATACTCATAGGAGTTGCCGGCAAATGCATTGTTGTCCACATATCTGTAGGTGCCTCCCTGGGGAGCAGTGAGCAGTCCCGGAAGAAGTCTGTCATTGACCTGCAGATATTCCCCCGATGCCTTATCCAGGCGGTAGAGATAGAATCCGACAGTACCTGTTTCAGATGCAGTTGTCCAGGTTACCACTGTCCTGCCGTTCTCAACTCCTGCCGAGAATGAGGATATGACCGCACGGGTGATTACGAGCTGCTCACAGATCTTTGCCGTCTGATTGTAGCTCCAGTCGTTCGTGGTGTTGCTGTCGAATCCGTCGGATGTTCTCCTGATCGACCAGCCGGGAGATACGGTGCTTACATTCACAAATGCATCGTCCTGCCATATCCCTTTTGCGACCGCAGGAGAATCGTCTCCCAGAAAATCGGTATCCAGGGTGATGGTGGAACTCCATGCCACATAGTCTACAACCTCTCCTCCGGAATTATAGAGCAGTATCTGGTCTGATGGGGAGGAGTTCCGCGGGTCTCCGAAATCATCGGACGGGAAAGAAATGCACACATCATCACCGCCTGAACAGTTGCTGTCAGTGGCGCAGGGAGTGTTCGATACCGCGCAATACTTATTATACGATTGCGCAAAAAGATAGTATGTGCCATTCACCTCTTGATGCTGCGGCACTATTTCGTACAGGAAGACATAGAGTTTCTGCCGGGAAGCCAGCATGATGTCCGCATTGTTGAACTGCGGGATGGTAAACGTGAACCCGTCGCCGTCGGTAATCCTGTAACCTGTTACATTGACCGCTGCAGTTGAGGCATTGTAGAGCTGCACATATTCAGTCTGACAGCTTTGTTCCACGATTTTTTCCGGATAAAAAAGCACCTCATTGATGACGATCGCAGGGGCATTATATTTTGCGGTATCTGTTTTATTATTGTTTGTGGGTTCATTATCTCCGTCATTGCAGTCCTGATAGGTGACCGTGAGGATATCCCTGTCGGACGCTTCGAGGAGACCATTGTTGCGTACAAACGTTCCGGTAAAAGTTGCGGTTGTAAGCAGAGAGGGTATATTTCTGAAAACTCCCGACCCCGGAGAGGTCTCACGGAGGGTGACCGATTCGGAGTCTCCGCTGGAACTCGTGATCGTGACGGTTAATGCGATCGGTGCTGTACCCCCGGCGCAGTTCGTAAAATCGACTACCTTCAGATAGACCTGCTGACCGGGGCCGTAGAGTTCAACGTCAAGTGTGCCGCCGATGTCAGTAAAATATACCCTTCCTCCGCCGGGGACAACGAAAAGGGTTGCCCTCGTGGTTTCAGTGCGCGAGGAGCCGCCGCACTGGTAGTTATAGGTTGCAGTGACCGCACCGCCGTCATTGTCCTCCCAGAGACTGTCATTCGGAAGAATGGGTAACACGGCAATCATTGTATTCAGTCCTGCAGTGTTGCGGAAGACCCCGGTATTATTTCCGGTCTCGGTCAGCGTCAGTGTCTGGCTGTCATTTCCCGAGAGGCTGACAGTGATTGTCTGCTGGGTGTTCGGGTTGGTATTGGCAGAAAAATCCGTAATCGTTACATAGAGCTTATCGCTGGTCCACTGGTTGTTTGTGAGGACGAAATTCTCCGAGGGAAGTCCGTTTGCACGGGTGAACTGAATTAACGCATCGCAGGTCCCGAGCATGACCGCCTTGTCTGTCACGGTATATGCCCTTGAATTTGTATAGGAGACATATATGGTATTTTTTGAAAGCACTTCAAGGGAGCCGCTGTTATCGCTGTTATTGAAGTTGCCGTCAGATACTACCGTCTGGAGTATGGTGCTGCCTGTTCCCTTATTGACAAAAATTCCGGTATTCGGGCCTGTTTCACGGAGCCTGACCACTTCATCATCTCCGGTGACGGGATCCGTAACCGTTACATCTACAAACTCCTCAACACCTGGATTTCTATTCGCAAAACGGTCATTCAGATAAATATACACATTGGCGCCGATCGAATAGAGACTGACAAAATTGAGGTTGACATCGGCAAATTCGATAATCGGTGTGCCCTGGGGGATGATGATGTCACCGAATGTGATCGGATCTGCGTCAGAGAGATAATTCAGATCCATCATCCAGTCCTTCTGCAAAGGATCCTGATTCGATGCTCCGGTCGAGAAGACGAAGGCAACAGGGGAATCGGGATACAGCAACTGGTTGCCGTTGCTGTCCTTGAACGCGGTCATAGGGATCTGCTCCTCGATAAAATAGTCCCCGGTGCCGTCGTTTGCCGGTATTACCCGGGTATGGGACCTTCCCGGAGATCCTACGGGGCAGGACCCGGCGATGTCTCTGTTATATGCCCTGAAAAAATTTACCCTGACACCCTGCTCGTCCGGGTTGAGGATCTGGCTGTTGCGGTTGTCGTACAGCACCTGAAGCCTGTCGTAGTCCTTACTTGTCGAATCGTATCCTCCGTCAATGTCGATCCAGTATTCCTTGTACCCGTCTGCATCAATGTCAAACAGCACATTCCAGTGGTATGATTTGAAATCGTTTTTGTTTGTGGAAGGGTCTCCGGTCAGGCGCATGCGGAAAAAGATGTAATCGTCATTCATTGTAGAGAGATTTGTCGGATCATATTGAGTGTCTCCGTCGTAGTACCCGAAAGAAGGCGTGGCGTTTGGCCCGGGATTAATCGATGATGTGGCGCCGGAAGCAAGGTCAGTTGCTTCTGGCGGGACATTCGCCTGCCCGTGAGAGGGGTCTCCGGAGCCTGTTGACTCATGATCGCGTATGATCTGGCCCTTATAGGTATAATCTGCGGTATATCCCGGACTGTTGAACTTGTTCCAGTCAATCGCACAGTCGTTAAAGCCGGCATATGCGGGAAGGGCTGTAATCGAGAGTACAGCCAGGAAAGAAAACAGTCCTGCAAGGGAAAGAATCCCCTTGTGCCTATTGTGTTTCTTCAGGTACATGCGTTACCTCCATTGATGCAATAATATTTAATCTCAGTCTATTTACGAGCGAATATCAGGAGTCTACAATTGTCATACAATATACGCAATATGTCATACTAAGCAAGCTTTATGCCCGTTATCTGTCCCTTCATACCGGAGTCCGATTGACTCCATAAATTCGCAATCGTCTTTTCTCTCTCTTTAAGTATGCGACTTTATGGGATTTTTTGCATCCTACCCGGGTGGGGGATGCGAGGTTTTCCTTGCATGTAGTGCTTGTGGGGCATACAACACTGCCATTTTTTGTCATGTAACCCACAATGTTTCCCCTGTTCTCCGGAAAACACAGGAAATCTGTTAATATATTTTCCTGGTTCTTAGAAAAACCGCACGATGGAATGAAATGAAAAAATACCGCAACGGAATTCTGTCTCTGGTTCTTGTCCTCCTTGTGCTCGGCGTATGCGTCCCTCTACTCCATGCGGGTTCCGGTGATGACAAGAGTTTTCTCTGGGAAGTCCGTTCGGAAGAAAGCACGCTATATCTTTTGGGTTCCATTCATTTCATGAAGAAAGATGCATATCCTCTCGGTGAAACAATCAGGAATGCGTTCGAAAAAGCAGATATCCTTGTTGTTGAGGCGAATATTGACGATGTGAGCAAAGCAGACATGCAGAAATTGCTCGAAACCGCATTCTATCCGGGAAATGATTCGCTGCAAAACCATGTCTCGGGGGAGACCTATGAACTGGTGAAAAAGAAATTTGAACAGTTCAATATTCCCCCGCTGATTCTTGACAGGCAGAAACCCTGGATTCTTGCCTTAACACTCGAATCCCTTGAGCTTGCCGGACTGGGGTACACTCCGGAGTACGGAATTGACATGCATTTTCTTACACTTGCTTCCGGAAAAAAGAAGATCAGGGAGCTCGAGAGCATTGACTCCCAGATAGCCCTTCTGTCGGGCTTTCCCGACAGAGATCAGGAAGCTCTTCTGTTGTATACGATGAAGAATCTGGAATCGTTCGGAAAGGAAGTGGATGGTCTGGTTGCAGCATGGAGATCAGGGGATGCAGAACGCATGGAATCCCTGATAATAAAGAGCATTCCGGATGACCAGCGACTGGCTGCCATTTATGAGAAGATCATTTTTGAAAGGAATACCTCAATGACTGCGCGAATCGAAGATTTCCTGCGGACAAAAGAATCGTATTTTGTTATCGTGGGAGCAGGACATCTGGTCGGCTCAAGGGGCATTATAGAAAGGCTGAAACAGAAAGGATACCGCGTAACTCAGCGATAACAGAGGGAGGTGCTGAGATTTCCCATATAATCATCGACGGGTATAACCTCATCGGCATATACCATGAAGACCTGAAAAGGCAACGTGACATGCTGATCGAAAGCCTGATTGCCTACAGAAAAAGAAAGGGGCATGACATCACGGTGGTGTTTGACGGATGGAAAACAGGGCAGGGACATGAACATCATGGAGTCACCGGCGGTGTGCGTGTTATATATTCGGGGATCGGGGAAAACGCTGATGCGGTCATAAAGCGCCTTGTCTCCTCTGTCAAACGCCAGTGGATCGTTATTACGTCGGACAGGGATATCGCTGACCATGCATGGTCGAGGGATTCCGTGCCGGTGGCATCAGAGGATTTTCTCCGAGTCATTAGCAGAAGGGAGCCGCCGTATGATGAAAAAAACGGACCCTCGGAGGAATATCACAGACCTTCAGGGAAAGGGAACCCGAGAAGGATCTCCAAAAAGGCAAAGGCTGTCGGAAGGGCTCTGAGCAAGCTTTGATGGGCGGGATCACAAGAAACCTCGGGAAACAGAGACCAGGAGATACAGTAACCATTCTCTTCCTCATGTTTCTTTTTTTTCTTACGGTACTGTTTTATCCCGTCATACCAAAGGCACCTGTGCTGCTGCTCCTGTATTCCGGCCTTCTTGCAGGACAGATCATGTTCTTCAAACTGAGAAACAGCGGGAAGTTCCTCAGTTTTTTCTATGATCTGATATTTCCGACCATATGCGTGCTTGCAGTTTTTGACAGTCTTGAGTGGGTTGTGCACTACGTGAATCCGGAGGATATTGACCCGCTGCTGATCCGGCTTGACTATCTGATATTTGGCAATCATCCTACCGTGATGCTTGAAAGCGTCATGCACCCTTTGATGACAGATCTGCTGCAGATAGCATATACAACATACTATTTCATTCCGATAAGCCTCGGAGTGCTCCTTCTGCGAAGCAATCAGAGGGAAGAATTCAACAAATCATTGTTCCTGATTCTGTTCTGCTTTTATCTCTCCTATCTCGGCTATCTCCTTTTTCCTGCCCTTGGTCCGAGATTTACCATAGCCCATCTCCAATCGGCGGAACTGCAGGGGCTCTTTGTTACCGAACCACTGCAGAACCTCCTGAACAGGCTTGAGGGAATAAAGAGGGATGCGTTTCCCAGCGGGCATACCGGCATTGTGCTCACGGTGCTCTATCTTTCCTACCGTTACAGAAGAAGGTTTTTTCTGGTGGTTTTCCCTGTTGCGATGGCCCTTCTGTTCTCGACAGTCTACTGCCGCTATCATTATGTGGTGGATGTA encodes:
- a CDS encoding TraB/GumN family protein — encoded protein: MKKYRNGILSLVLVLLVLGVCVPLLHAGSGDDKSFLWEVRSEESTLYLLGSIHFMKKDAYPLGETIRNAFEKADILVVEANIDDVSKADMQKLLETAFYPGNDSLQNHVSGETYELVKKKFEQFNIPPLILDRQKPWILALTLESLELAGLGYTPEYGIDMHFLTLASGKKKIRELESIDSQIALLSGFPDRDQEALLLYTMKNLESFGKEVDGLVAAWRSGDAERMESLIIKSIPDDQRLAAIYEKIIFERNTSMTARIEDFLRTKESYFVIVGAGHLVGSRGIIERLKQKGYRVTQR
- a CDS encoding C25 family cysteine peptidase translates to MYLKKHNRHKGILSLAGLFSFLAVLSITALPAYAGFNDCAIDWNKFNSPGYTADYTYKGQIIRDHESTGSGDPSHGQANVPPEATDLASGATSSINPGPNATPSFGYYDGDTQYDPTNLSTMNDDYIFFRMRLTGDPSTNKNDFKSYHWNVLFDIDADGYKEYWIDIDGGYDSTSKDYDRLQVLYDNRNSQILNPDEQGVRVNFFRAYNRDIAGSCPVGSPGRSHTRVIPANDGTGDYFIEEQIPMTAFKDSNGNQLLYPDSPVAFVFSTGASNQDPLQKDWMMDLNYLSDADPITFGDIIIPQGTPIIEFADVNLNFVSLYSIGANVYIYLNDRFANRNPGVEEFVDVTVTDPVTGDDEVVRLRETGPNTGIFVNKGTGSTILQTVVSDGNFNNSDNSGSLEVLSKNTIYVSYTNSRAYTVTDKAVMLGTCDALIQFTRANGLPSENFVLTNNQWTSDKLYVTITDFSANTNPNTQQTITVSLSGNDSQTLTLTETGNNTGVFRNTAGLNTMIAVLPILPNDSLWEDNDGGAVTATYNYQCGGSSRTETTRATLFVVPGGGRVYFTDIGGTLDVELYGPGQQVYLKVVDFTNCAGGTAPIALTVTITSSSGDSESVTLRETSPGSGVFRNIPSLLTTATFTGTFVRNNGLLEASDRDILTVTYQDCNDGDNEPTNNNKTDTAKYNAPAIVINEVLFYPEKIVEQSCQTEYVQLYNASTAAVNVTGYRITDGDGFTFTIPQFNNADIMLASRQKLYVFLYEIVPQHQEVNGTYYLFAQSYNKYCAVSNTPCATDSNCSGGDDVCISFPSDDFGDPRNSSPSDQILLYNSGGEVVDYVAWSSTITLDTDFLGDDSPAVAKGIWQDDAFVNVSTVSPGWSIRRTSDGFDSNTTNDWSYNQTAKICEQLVITRAVISSFSAGVENGRTVVTWTTASETGTVGFYLYRLDKASGEYLQVNDRLLPGLLTAPQGGTYRYVDNNAFAGNSYEYLLVEIESSGKNNTYGPYRVQANNHLSAFGMSGKRHAGYSRTAHELSARRVSQATAGILAGGTIQDTEKSRYSALSRKPSPSLPPAPAAPNQTAAAKITVGENGLYFINKADISFLLQGGTANPALSSQLSLKNRGKDHAYLVADNNAGIYFYGVGIESLYTDKNVYRLEKGKAMLMESISGRSPVPASVVQTFFDTVHYEEDLWTATGLFTDPESDYWLWDYIVADDPDWGSISIDINAGGVAGVSGSAILTVNLVGATNTDHHVSVSMNGTEIGESTWYGAKPHTFSVSFSQSHLTDGNNTVRLNGLLDAGVPYSIVYIDSLDLSYHRLYRAENDQLLARANGNPVVTAEGFTDPKILVFDVTRPDKVKLIQGTTIDSKGPGNYRASFMPSSPASVYFILSSKAIKSPLSVLADHPSQLRSRTNSADYLVITPKELKGASQALADYRKSQGLKTAVVEIEDIMDEFSDSIFSPEAIRKFLAYAYYSWNKAPRYVALAGKGTEDYKDRLGYGTNLMPPFIIGTPDGLFPSDNRYADVNGDHVPEMSIGRLPAVSSQELQNLLNKIISYESSSGGDWKNRILMLADYPEPGGNFPADSDAVAALVPSQYTTEKIYLSDHSVSEARSLTLNGINRGAVVLNYIGHAGFDRLSQDGLLTTDDVALMNNMERLPVLTAMTCLTGDHTVPGLDTLGEALILKQNGGAIAVFSPSGMSMNPEAVALDKAFFQSYLVDNTKVLGDIVRKTLEKGGIMGVSGYIMDLYGVTGDPALRLK
- a CDS encoding NYN domain-containing protein yields the protein MDGYNLIGIYHEDLKRQRDMLIESLIAYRKRKGHDITVVFDGWKTGQGHEHHGVTGGVRVIYSGIGENADAVIKRLVSSVKRQWIVITSDRDIADHAWSRDSVPVASEDFLRVISRREPPYDEKNGPSEEYHRPSGKGNPRRISKKAKAVGRALSKL